The Gasterosteus aculeatus chromosome 12, fGasAcu3.hap1.1, whole genome shotgun sequence DNA window AGTTTTTGTTAAGTTGAAAGGTCTTTACAGTCAATGGCGCGCTGCGCGGAGGAATTTCGCCGTGTTGGTTTTTTCCTCTAGTTTCGCCCGCGGTCAACGTGCTGGAAGTTAAAGTCGGCAGAATAATCGGATACGCCACAAACACCCGTCGTATGTCGACGTGAGTTTAGTAAGCGGGCGGGATTCTGATTAAAAGGCCGTTTTACACGAGGGACTCGTTCGCGTAAAAGGAATGCGGGGATGTAGACAGGATGCGCTGCGCCCCTCTGGAATGTGGTTAATGCTGCAGAGAAACAATGATTGCGACCAACTCAGCAAGGGGCTGCCGGCTCTGAAAAGAGAATAGTTTAGAGAGAAGGGGACGTCTGCATTCATCGCGGGCGGACTGAAATACCACACAAAGCACGCCTCACCTGGTCCGACTCCTTTAACGCCCGGAATAAGCTGCAGCGAGCTGGTACTTTAGAGGGCAATAACATTTAAAACGCATGTTTGTCCTGCTTTTATTTGAGATGCTAAGATGAGGACATTCTCAGCTAACCCCGTTGAAGTTTAACCTCAAATCCATATTTGGACTATGTCCAGTTATCATAGCTGATAGGGATATTATCTGtgcaacaaaaatacaaaaaatataaaatacaccTCAAAGTATCTAAAACATAAATTGCGTGCATTGAATGAATACGTGAAATTCAAATTTTTCAAAGTTAATCATGAGTAAAAATGGAACCATCGCCTTAAATGGGGGCTTGGTGTCATTTTGGTTAATCTTATTTGTTGAATTATTAGTGCAGAGATGTCATTTATATGTAGGAATGTTGAGAAGGCCACTACATCTTTGCATAGGCTTCCAACATGCTTGccttaattaattaaaataaacaagacTAACCTTTGAATCCAGTCATAGAAATACAAACCACatttgccatggagaatagtttATTCATTGCAGTTTTCTCAGCATATCACAATTCCAAAAAAATGCGTTTGGGGATTAGAGTTGTAAAAAAGAGGTAGCATTTGACACATACGAATATGAAATTAAAACATTAAGGTCATTTgattttttgatattttcctaTGTTATGGGTATTGCaatataaaaacactttttttttaaagtaggttttataatgtttttttgtcatttttgcttCAGCTGCCTCTCAACTTCCAACAAATGGCAGAAAAGAGAGAGCCACGgcaacaaagacagaaacaaacaggATGTCTAAAAGCCATCGACTGAGGGCGGAGCTGTGAGACTTTCTCCCATGGCCTCTGCTTCTGAACCATCGAACAACCTCATCCAGGTCGTACTCCTGGGGCTCATAACCGAGCTCCGCCGCGGCCTTCGCCATGCTGAAGTAGTGCGTCACGCCAGTCTTATACACCTCTGTGCGCGTCAGCAGCGGCTGGAAGTTATAGAAGGGCCCGATGAGGTGGTGGATCATCTCGGTGAGAAAGGCCACAAAGTAGatgagagagacggggaggcgCAGCGTGGGGAAAGGATAGCCCAAGCCCTCTACCAGAGGTCGGAAGAATTCAAAATTATTGACAGGCCTTCCGTCTGAGATGAAGTAGGCCTGGCCAGCGGAGCGGTGCCGCTTCTCTGAGGTCAGCGCCTCAGCGGCCAGCTTGTGTGCCGAGACCAGGTTGTCCACGTGGACGAACTCCACCAGGCTGCCGGGGTCACCGTAAACAAATCGGAAGATGCCCTTCTCTATGTAGCCGACTATCCTGGGCAGGTGCCTCTGCTCGCCGGGACCGTAGATTCCCGCTGGACGCAGCGCACAGCATCTCAGCGCCCCGGCGCCGCCCTTCAGCGCCGTGCCGTCGGCTTTCAGCACTGCCATCTCCGCCAGCGACTTGGTTCTGGAGTAGTGGTCCGGATGAAGGTGGAGAGGTAGATATGGGAGCCTTTCATCCCCGTTCTTGATCTCTTGGCCTCCAAACACCACGTTGAAGGTGCTGGTGTAAACCAGCCGGGACACGCCGTGCTCGACGCAAGCCCTCAGGACGTTCTCTGTGCCGTGGACGTTCACCGCTTCAATCAGACGGCGGTTCAGCTGCTCTCTGCCGGACATGCCGTAGGAGGCGATGTGGAACACACAGTCGGCGCCAGCGACGGCCTCCTGGACTTGTGTGTACTCACGTATGTCCCCTTTGACAAAGGTAAAGTCCTCCGGCATCTCTTCATTTGGAGGAACTGTGTCAAAAAGAATGATCTTGGCTCCTGTTGCGTGGAGGGAACAAGCCAGGCTGCAGCGGGAAAACAAGTTATTGATTACCAACCAATTTCTGCATGAAACTCTTTCCAACACATTAACAGACCAAGACGAGAAAAAGGACcgctgtgcgtgtgtttctgaTGCTGGATCTGTGGGGAGTCACAGATCCGTTCTCCCTGACACCGCCGGTGCTGCAGCGCCACCTTGATGCATCCGGGCGGCGTTACAGCACAGAAGCGCTCTGCGACCACTGTGAAACGTCACTTCGTTTCCTTTAGTAATAAACAACATGGCATTGTCCTTACCGATAGCCCAAATAACCACATCCACCAGTTATCACACACGTGTCCGCGCGTGCACGTTCCATTGCAGGTGGACGGATTGCAGGGTTCGATAAGAAGAGGATATCGTTGGTGTTCGGGATCGGTCTCCAGCCGACGAGCTCCCACCACGTGCGTTTATTTCACGACACAAAGCCGTTTCGCTGACGGTGCTCGTGGTAGAAAACGCGGGGATGTCCGTTGTTGTGAAACACTCAGAACTCGAACACGGAACCGGCGACGGCGCGCACTCACGCGCACTTCCGTAGTTTGCGACACCGACGTGCGGGTTACGTCATTTAAGCATAAAACGTCTCTAAAGGGCAAACGTGGCAAAGTGTTTGTAAAGCGTCAGAATAAAGCAGGAAGTAGGACAATGTAGCGATCTGCAGTTTAGTGTATTATTCAATCCACAGTTATCTAAATGATGATAAAACATGTGAAAACTGCATAAGTATCCAATGCATGTATGATTTAATGCGCGTGGTTCTGGAACTCTATTTGCGTCCGTTCTGAAGTAAACAACTGTTTTATCTTGAAAGACGTAACCAGAAGTCTGCTGGCAATGATCTCTTGTACACTATGTGTCACTATTCATGGTTGGAGATATTTTTAAAACGTATTCATGTAATACACTTCTTGTCAAACgaaaactaataaaaaaatatatatagaaaaatcATGAACATGATATGCGTTATTTCAACAACCCAGCCAGAGTGCGTTAGTGCTCACATAACATACTGCAGCACACATTCTGGCACAGGCAGGAAAGTGTTGGTGCCTCTAGCGGCGATCAGTCATTCCGAATCACCGCGACGACGAGTCGACAACGACCGTTACTGAAACTCTGCGCCGATACTTTAGGTAAGAGTGATTTTTGAAAAAGTGATCCTATTCAATCACACTGTGTCACACTGTGATTGAATAGGATCAATATAAGAATAGTCGGTAAGTTTAGTACTGGTTATTGTAAGCTTTATTACATTTGTCGTACAGCTCTTGGTTTCACTTCCTCGAGGCGTTTCACCTCCTGGCGAAAATACCCAAaccaacaataaacacacacggacagttTAACGTCTTCAGATCATCTTGAGTTTTGCGATTTGCCGACCTGCAGTTTGTATTTGCTGATTCGGCTCGGATGCATTTTGGTGACATAACAAAACCTGTGGTGAAATGTTTCCCACATTAGTTTCTTTCAAAAAAAGATGACACTTGATACATCTTTTATGACGTTTACATAATGTTCTGCTTCTAATGTTAAAAGTTTGTTCAGAAGATGCTCTGTCATGATCCATGGTGTCGAAAGCTTTTTTACACACACCAACCTCACCACATTACCCATATATAGTCCTTCCAAATATTGGGGACATCTTCAATAAGTTTTGACTTGTTGCAAtgttttaaatgctttaaacaaataaagatGACATTGCAAAATGTAGTGCAACTTTGTAACCAAAAGATGGGACCTCTAAATCAGTCAGCATCATCTATTGTACAGATATCAGGCTTCAACTACTGGTTTCATTTAGGTACAAGGTTTTTTTAGAAAGTGATATTCTATATTGTCTTTTCTATTTTACAGGCAAGATGAATTTGGAGGAATACTTTGAAAGAATTGGTTTCCACGGATCTTTTGATAAACCGGATCTTGCAACACTGAAGTTGATCCACAAACAGCACGTCATGTCCGTCCCTTTTGAAAACCTCAGCATCCACTGTGGCGAAAAGAACGTCATGGACCTCGATGCCGCTTTCAACAAGATCGTGAGGCGCGGCCGTGGAGGTTGGTGCCTTGAGAACAACTTCCTGTTTGGCTGGGTGCTGAGAGAAATGGGGTACGACACCACGTCGCTGGGCTCCAGAGTTTTCAACCATCCCCTCAATGATTTTGGCCCCCTTGATTCTCATTTCATCAACAAGGTTGTCATTGATGGAAAGGCTTACATAACAGATGTCAGCTTCGGCACGTCTTTTCAATTGTGGGAGCCCCTGGAGCTCGTCTCTGGAATGGACCAACCTCAGGCAGCGGGTGTCTTTCGCCTCCTTGACCAGGGGGAAATGTGGGTGCTGGAGAAAACTGGTAGAAAGCCGGAGGTTCTCAATCCAGAGTTTGCCAAATCAAGTCTGGTGAAGAGGAACGAAACCAATCAGATCTACTGCTTTACCTTGGTGCCTCGGGAGGCCGAACATTTCCTTGAGATAAACCACAAACTCCAGAACGAGACGTCACTCTTCACCAATAAGTCCATCTGCTCTTTGCAAGCACCAACAGGATTCAGAGCCCTGATTGGTTGGACCTACGGCGAGGTCACCTACAAACCCGACGAAGGAGTGGACGTCATGGACATAAGAAACATAATGGACGATGAGATAGAGCAAATTCTTCTTGAAAAGTTCAATATAAAGCTGCAGAACAAACTGCAGCCTGTCAACAACAAGTCACACTACACATTCTGAAATCCTACACATGTGCTGTTTGGAAATTGATCTGAAAGATCCCTCAACCTGTGACAATCTAACAACCAACCAGGTAGAGCAGCTTGTTGAAAAAATTTTGAATCATGAGCAGTGCTTTAAATTTAATCGTGTGTACATCAAAAATGTAATcagtttttttctcttgttaaTGCTACGAGCAGACAGGTTGTTCTTAAGTAGAGTTTTAATGACCAAATACaaattttaacacatttttgtaCGTGTTGTCTGGCAAAAACATAACTTTTTAAAACGTTCTTCATGATACCTAGGACTGATTTGCTGGGATGTCatgtgtattattttattattaaacaatATACTtggatatatatttttgaaaacaaatgagcttgtggttttgtttgaatgctggatgtgtgttttttcgTATTGAGAGTATTTCCAGCCACAGAGTCAGTTTTTAGCATTGACAGTGTAGTGTTGTAGAGAAAGACCCATATGTCGTTCATCTGACTGCATGTCGTCCAGCGATGTAAACTGTCTTTAGGGAATCCGACATCCACTTTCACCAACTCGCTTTAAGCCACGTAGATATGATGCGACGGGAgacgcatgttagtgacgtcagtccGCAGCGGCGAAAACTTCTCCGAAGATCGACTACAAAGAGGCGTCTTAAGACGCCTTCATTTATGCGTTGTTACAGTGCCGTGACGACAAAAACACCCAAGTTCAAAGTATTGCAACAAGGTTTGCAACATAAAGGACTTATGCTAACGGTTACTCACACGATCTATTTACGTTTCTCGGTCATGACCGTTAATTCTCACGAACGGCCGAATGttacgtcactatttaaataatGCCGCCGCAAGGAGTTATGGGACGAAATTATCTATTTTCCTTTTATAACGGATGgcccagtggttcctatgctaaaatagctaagtagggaagcattgaagcttcTTTTCTTAGCATTCAGAAAAGTGGAAACCGCTCTTATCATGGCGGCCACATACACTACATCCGGGTCATTTCACGCAGTTCCCTCCTAAGCGTGACAATTCGAATCCAGTCTAAATGCCAAGGAAAGGGGGCTTCCGCGTCCTTTATTTAGCGTCTTTAGTACGATTCTTTCTAAATCTAAATAAACTGAATAAATAACTCTTAACTAATCCTAtccatacacacatacaaatacccTTCGCCTGAAGCTGggaaaacatgtctcagcctctcggaccatcagcaccggatCCCCCCAaagctgcgttctttcccctctgctcttctccctgtacaccaacagctgcacctccagtcaccagtc harbors:
- the LOC120834089 gene encoding arylamine N-acetyltransferase, pineal gland isozyme NAT-10 — protein: MNLEEYFERIGFHGSFDKPDLATLKLIHKQHVMSVPFENLSIHCGEKNVMDLDAAFNKIVRRGRGGWCLENNFLFGWVLREMGYDTTSLGSRVFNHPLNDFGPLDSHFINKVVIDGKAYITDVSFGTSFQLWEPLELVSGMDQPQAAGVFRLLDQGEMWVLEKTGRKPEVLNPEFAKSSLVKRNETNQIYCFTLVPREAEHFLEINHKLQNETSLFTNKSICSLQAPTGFRALIGWTYGEVTYKPDEGVDVMDIRNIMDDEIEQILLEKFNIKLQNKLQPVNNKSHYTF
- the sdr42e1 gene encoding short-chain dehydrogenase/reductase family 42E member 1; its protein translation is MERARADTCVITGGCGYLGYRLACSLHATGAKIILFDTVPPNEEMPEDFTFVKGDIREYTQVQEAVAGADCVFHIASYGMSGREQLNRRLIEAVNVHGTENVLRACVEHGVSRLVYTSTFNVVFGGQEIKNGDERLPYLPLHLHPDHYSRTKSLAEMAVLKADGTALKGGAGALRCCALRPAGIYGPGEQRHLPRIVGYIEKGIFRFVYGDPGSLVEFVHVDNLVSAHKLAAEALTSEKRHRSAGQAYFISDGRPVNNFEFFRPLVEGLGYPFPTLRLPVSLIYFVAFLTEMIHHLIGPFYNFQPLLTRTEVYKTGVTHYFSMAKAAAELGYEPQEYDLDEVVRWFRSRGHGRKSHSSALSRWLLDILFVSVFVAVALSFLPFVGS